In Microbacterium galbinum, a single window of DNA contains:
- a CDS encoding endonuclease/exonuclease/phosphatase family protein, which yields MKVISYNLRKHRAASELVALVGEHDPDILCLQECDVQHLPESIGGLVLADATQGNRLGLALYYRSSTFRLREIRAIGLKKSLHDRMLKPAHERILAARLVDIDEGREIIVGSFHAAPLTALNSLRRHQIRAALTSLAALGDGLPQLMVGDYNYPVFKENLGQAVRDHGYALTLSDDHTYTRYRVFRGHYDFATSTGFEIERITTLPQGTSDHRPILVSVHPD from the coding sequence ATGAAGGTCATCTCGTACAACCTCCGCAAGCACCGGGCCGCCAGCGAGCTCGTGGCGCTCGTCGGCGAGCACGATCCCGACATCCTGTGCCTGCAGGAGTGCGACGTGCAGCACCTGCCCGAGAGCATCGGCGGTCTGGTGCTCGCCGACGCGACCCAGGGGAACCGGCTCGGCCTGGCGCTGTACTACCGGTCGAGCACTTTCCGGTTGCGCGAGATCCGGGCGATCGGGCTCAAGAAGTCGCTCCACGATCGCATGCTCAAGCCCGCGCACGAGCGCATCCTCGCCGCGCGATTGGTCGACATCGACGAGGGGCGCGAGATCATCGTGGGGTCCTTCCACGCGGCTCCGCTCACGGCGCTGAACTCGCTGCGACGGCACCAGATCCGAGCGGCGCTGACGTCGCTGGCGGCCCTCGGCGACGGGCTGCCGCAGCTCATGGTCGGGGACTACAACTATCCGGTGTTCAAGGAGAATCTCGGTCAGGCCGTGCGGGACCACGGGTACGCCCTGACCCTGAGCGACGACCACACCTACACCCGCTATCGCGTGTTCCGGGGTCACTACGACTTCGCGACGTCGACGGGCTTCGAGATCGAGCGGATCACGACCCTGCCGCAGGGCACCAGCGATCATCGTCCGATCCTCGTCTCGGTGCATCCGGACTGA
- a CDS encoding APC family permease, whose amino-acid sequence MAATTPIHLERPDGKGLAAGTLGLWGSTVIGLASTAPVYSLVATLGFVVLAVGAQAPIAFIIAFVPMLLIAFAYRELNNAVPDCGTTFTWGTKAFGPWAGWMGGWGVAVAGMVVLANLAQIASVYFWSLIGQDLANNDWRVVVVAVVFIAAMTWVSWRGVEIGERIQNILLGIQYLALGIFIVTALWQFFAGTAPNPTPFDMEWLNPFAFTDWSGFTEAILLALFIYWGWDTCLALNEETKDPKRIPGRAALLTTVILLFTYVAVTIAAMMYAGLGETGTGLGNEANADDFFLAIKDGLLGPFGWVLVVSVIISAISSTQTTILPTARGTLAMGVYRALPAKFKDVHPKYKTPSFSTIVMGVVASVYYIGMTLISDNILQDSILSLGLAIAFYYAITGFACVWYFRRDIFRSPREFFFKGLFPLLGGLMLTGAFVQSAIDMWDVDYGYTVLFGIGGTFVIGIGSLAFGLVLMFVWYLFPRSKRFFRGESLNRDTQVMVPDEPATTIRSIDGGI is encoded by the coding sequence ATGGCAGCTACGACGCCCATCCACCTTGAACGGCCCGACGGCAAGGGGTTGGCGGCAGGCACACTCGGGCTCTGGGGTTCGACCGTCATCGGTCTCGCCTCCACCGCGCCCGTGTACTCGCTCGTCGCGACGCTCGGCTTCGTGGTCCTCGCGGTCGGCGCGCAGGCGCCCATCGCCTTCATCATCGCCTTCGTTCCGATGCTCCTCATCGCGTTCGCGTATCGAGAGCTCAACAACGCCGTGCCCGACTGCGGCACGACGTTCACCTGGGGCACCAAGGCGTTCGGCCCGTGGGCGGGCTGGATGGGCGGCTGGGGCGTCGCCGTCGCGGGCATGGTCGTGCTCGCCAACCTCGCGCAGATCGCCTCGGTCTACTTCTGGTCGTTGATCGGGCAGGACCTCGCCAACAACGACTGGCGCGTGGTCGTCGTGGCCGTCGTCTTCATCGCCGCGATGACGTGGGTGAGCTGGCGCGGGGTCGAGATCGGCGAGCGCATCCAGAACATCCTGCTCGGCATCCAGTACCTCGCCCTCGGCATCTTCATCGTCACTGCTCTCTGGCAGTTCTTCGCGGGAACGGCGCCGAACCCGACGCCCTTCGACATGGAGTGGCTGAACCCGTTCGCGTTCACCGACTGGTCGGGCTTCACCGAGGCCATCCTGCTCGCCCTCTTCATCTACTGGGGCTGGGACACCTGCCTCGCCCTGAACGAGGAGACCAAGGACCCGAAGCGCATCCCGGGCCGCGCGGCTCTGCTCACCACCGTCATCCTGCTCTTCACCTACGTCGCGGTCACGATCGCGGCCATGATGTACGCGGGCCTCGGCGAGACCGGCACGGGACTCGGCAACGAGGCCAACGCCGACGACTTCTTCCTCGCCATCAAGGACGGGCTGCTCGGACCGTTCGGGTGGGTTCTCGTGGTCTCGGTGATCATCTCGGCGATCTCCTCGACGCAGACCACGATCCTCCCGACCGCGCGCGGCACCCTCGCCATGGGCGTCTATCGTGCGCTTCCCGCGAAGTTCAAGGACGTGCACCCGAAGTACAAGACCCCGTCGTTCTCGACGATCGTCATGGGCGTGGTCGCCTCGGTCTACTACATCGGCATGACGCTCATCAGCGACAACATCCTGCAGGACTCGATCCTGTCGCTCGGCCTCGCCATCGCGTTCTACTACGCGATCACCGGCTTCGCCTGCGTCTGGTACTTCCGTCGCGACATCTTCCGCTCGCCGCGCGAGTTCTTCTTCAAGGGCCTCTTCCCGCTGCTGGGCGGACTGATGCTCACCGGGGCGTTCGTGCAGTCGGCGATCGACATGTGGGACGTCGACTACGGCTACACCGTGCTGTTCGGCATCGGCGGCACCTTCGTGATCGGCATCGGATCGCTGGCGTTCGGTCTCGTGCTGATGTTCGTCTGGTACCTGTTCCCGCGGTCGAAGCGGTTCTTCCGCGGCGAGAGCCTGAACCGCGACACCCAGGTGATGGTGCCGGATGAGCCGGCGACCACCATCCGTTCGATCGACGGCGGCATCTGA
- the truA gene encoding tRNA pseudouridine(38-40) synthase TruA, whose protein sequence is MRIRLDIAYDGTHFRGWARQPTLRTVQGTLEEALVRIVGSDVRLVVAGRTDAGVHASGQVAHVDLDDAQWARIESRHGRAALDPAASIAGRMRGVLGAYSDVAVHRTSIAPEGFDARFSAVWRRYRYRLADEIAGFDPLRRLDTTSVRGRLDASAMDAAAQTLIGLHDFAAYCKPRDEATTIRTLLDYRWTRDPEGVLVAEVKADAFCHSMVRALVGACVAVGEGRLDVSDLVVLRDALTRTSEFKVLAARGLILTEVGYPADDLLAARAEQTRARRDSE, encoded by the coding sequence GTGCGCATCCGGCTCGACATCGCCTATGACGGAACCCACTTCCGCGGGTGGGCCCGGCAGCCGACGCTGCGCACCGTGCAGGGCACGCTCGAAGAGGCGCTGGTGCGGATCGTGGGTTCCGACGTGCGGCTGGTCGTCGCCGGACGCACGGATGCCGGAGTGCACGCCTCCGGCCAGGTCGCGCACGTCGACCTCGACGACGCGCAGTGGGCGCGCATCGAGTCCCGGCACGGACGCGCAGCCCTCGACCCGGCCGCCTCGATCGCCGGACGGATGCGCGGAGTGCTCGGCGCGTACTCCGATGTGGCGGTGCACCGTACCTCGATCGCGCCCGAGGGATTCGACGCGCGGTTCTCGGCGGTCTGGCGCCGCTACCGTTACCGGCTCGCGGATGAGATCGCCGGATTCGATCCGCTGCGCCGCCTCGACACGACGAGCGTGCGGGGCCGACTCGACGCATCGGCGATGGACGCCGCGGCGCAGACCCTCATCGGCCTGCACGACTTCGCCGCCTACTGCAAGCCCCGCGACGAGGCCACGACCATCCGTACGCTTCTCGACTACCGGTGGACCCGCGATCCCGAAGGAGTGCTGGTCGCCGAGGTCAAGGCCGACGCGTTCTGCCACAGCATGGTGCGCGCCCTCGTGGGTGCCTGCGTGGCGGTGGGGGAGGGGCGACTGGATGTGAGCGACCTCGTGGTGCTGCGCGACGCGCTCACCCGTACGAGCGAGTTCAAGGTGCTGGCCGCTCGGGGGCTGATCCTCACCGAGGTCGGCTATCCGGCCGACGATCTGCTCGCCGCGCGCGCCGAGCAGACGCGGGCGCGACGCGACAGCGAGTGA
- a CDS encoding winged helix-turn-helix transcriptional regulator: MTVSYAQIRESTPLVFEQGCSTRVILDHVMSKWGVLVLSSLSDGTLRWGELRREVDGISEKMLASTLRTLADDGLVHRESFPTVPPHVEYSLTPLGRDLMERMLPLMAWIADHADGMLGRN; encoded by the coding sequence ATGACGGTGAGTTATGCGCAGATCCGGGAGAGCACCCCGCTCGTCTTCGAGCAGGGGTGTAGCACCCGCGTGATCCTCGACCACGTGATGAGCAAGTGGGGCGTTCTCGTTCTCTCGTCGTTGTCGGACGGAACGCTGCGCTGGGGAGAGCTGCGCCGCGAGGTCGACGGCATCAGCGAGAAGATGCTCGCCTCCACGCTGCGCACCCTCGCCGACGACGGCCTCGTGCACCGCGAGTCGTTCCCGACGGTGCCCCCGCACGTCGAATACAGCCTGACCCCGCTCGGGCGGGACCTCATGGAGCGGATGCTGCCGCTGATGGCTTGGATCGCCGACCACGCCGACGGGATGCTCGGGCGAAACTGA